Proteins encoded within one genomic window of Gambusia affinis linkage group LG09, SWU_Gaff_1.0, whole genome shotgun sequence:
- the gdpd2 gene encoding glycerophosphoinositol inositolphosphodiesterase GDPD2 isoform X11: MQHSMEAWGPAGERSTCWCVMVTVGALISACWLYIWLVIYNDRDDFNTLLFSFLHKHKDYFMVVMIISALIASYCVLLLLFALVQVVLQEKLDLHWIHRVLICFGVVLIVTMISLVTLKQRDEWHAVSLSLQYTAPFLQFGAVGALTLLSWLVFRAFNQVQKRSKVLIAVLFLFLSAFIYLCPLLIYSPCLIDIKEINLTKPDLWGHRGAPMLAPENTMMSFERSATECKVKVFETDVQLSKDRIPFLMHDNKGEFLKRTTNVSTKISCGNQMDISELQSLNAGKWFIENNPFQTVHLLNKSQTETAETQTIPSLRQLLNLAKRHNIAIIFDLYCPENCNGSNDTEDTVKEILNSNINHKLIYWLPPQNREYVKKTSNFTQVYNITETSEMEKQNATHLNVKYSHLNTHEIRSLRNKGIKVNLFVVNERWMFSLLWCAGASSVTTNNCQVFSKMEQPDWTMAPSVYRTLWISIDTASILIIFAVFVYHRKNNSSRQRGGKNLSRARNRSFSLNSDRIRRHEAILDSFLGHHST; this comes from the exons ATGCAACATAGCATGGAGGCCTGGGGCCCTGCTGGAGAG CGCTCAACCTGCTGGTGCGTAATGGTCACTGTTGGGGCCCTAATTTCTGCCTGCTGGCTTTACATTTGGCTGGTCATCTACAATGACCGAGATGATTTTAATAC GCTCCTATTCTCCTTCCTTCACAAGCACAAGGACTATTTCATGGTGGTGATGATCATTTCTGCCCTGATTGCCAGCTACTGTGTTCTGCTGCTG CTTTTTGCACTGGTCCAAGTTGTCTTACAAGAAAAACTGGACTTACACTGGATCCACAGG GTTTTGATATGTTTCGGAGTGGTACTCATCGTTACTATGATCTCATTAGTCACCCTAAAACAGCGAGATGAATGGCATGCTGTTTCTCTTTCACTCCAG TACACGGCTCCTTTCTTGCAGTTCGGTGCTGTTGGAGCCTTGACCCTGCTGAGCTGGTTGGTCTTCCGGGCCTTCAACCAGGTCCAGAAAA GATCAAAGGTCCTGATTGCAGtattattcctttttttgtcGGCATTCATCTATCTGTGTCCCTTGCTCATCTACTCACCCTGTTTGATCGACATAAAGGAGATAAATTTAACTAAACCAGACCTCTGGGGCCACAGAGGAGCACCAATG CTGGCCCCAGAGAACACCATGATGTCCTTTGAAAGGAGTGCAACAGAGTGCAAAGTAAAAGTATTTGAGACTGATGTGCAGCTCAG CAAAGACAGAATTCCCTTTCTGATGCACGACAACAAGGGCGAATTCCTCAAAAgaacaacaaatgtttcaacaaaaattTCTTGTGGCAATCAAATGGACATTAGTGAGCTGCAGTCTCTAAATGCAGGGAAATGGTTCATAGAG AACAACCCTTTTCAAACTGTGCACCTGCTCAACAAAAGCCAGACAGagacagctgaaacacagactATTCCTTCACTGAGGCAGCTTCTAAACCTTGCCAAACGGCACAATATTGCCATTATATTTGACTTGTATTGTCCTGAAAATTGCAATGGCAGTAATGACACTGAGGACACTGTGAAAGAGATCTTGAATTCAAACATCAACCACAAATTG ATCTACTGGCTTCCACCACAAAACAGAGAATATGTGAAGAAGACTTCAAACTTCACCCAGGTGTACAACATTACAGAGACATcagagatggaaaaacaaaatgcgaCTCACCTTAATGTTAAATACAGTCACCTTAACACACATGAAATCAG GAGCCTTCGAAATAAAGGCATTAAAGTGAACCTGTTTGTGGTCAATGAGCGCTGGATGTTCTCTCTGCTGTGGTGTGCAGGAGCCAGTTCAGTCACTACTAACAACTGCCAGGTGTTCAGCAAAATGGAGCAGCCTGACTGGACCATG GCACCTTCTGTTTATAGAACATTATGGATTTCAATAGATACTGCATCCATTTTGATAATATTTGCTGTCTTTGTCTATCACAG gAAAAACAATAGTTCCCGGCAAAGAGGAGGTAaa AATCTCTCAAGAGCTCGAAATCGCTCCTTTAGTTTGAACTCTGACAGAATCAGAAGACATGAAGCCATCTTGGATTCGTTTCTGGGTCACCACAGCACCTAA
- the gdpd2 gene encoding glycerophosphoinositol inositolphosphodiesterase GDPD2 isoform X12 has translation MALGRCCRDFSRAFFSCHREKQRDNENKRSTCWCVMVTVGALISACWLYIWLVIYNDRDDFNTLLFSFLHKHKDYFMVVMIISALIASYCVLLLLFALVQVVLQEKLDLHWIHRVLICFGVVLIVTMISLVTLKQRDEWHAVSLSLQYTAPFLQFGAVGALTLLSWLVFRAFNQVQKRSKVLIAVLFLFLSAFIYLCPLLIYSPCLIDIKEINLTKPDLWGHRGAPMLAPENTMMSFERSATECKVKVFETDVQLSKDRIPFLMHDNKGEFLKRTTNVSTKISCGNQMDISELQSLNAGKWFIENNPFQTVHLLNKSQTETAETQTIPSLRQLLNLAKRHNIAIIFDLYCPENCNGSNDTEDTVKEILNSNINHKLIYWLPPQNREYVKKTSNFTQVYNITETSEMEKQNATHLNVKYSHLNTHEIRSLRNKGIKVNLFVVNERWMFSLLWCAGASSVTTNNCQVFSKMEQPDWTMAPSVYRTLWISIDTASILIIFAVFVYHRKNNSSRQRGGRISQELEIAPLV, from the exons CGCTCAACCTGCTGGTGCGTAATGGTCACTGTTGGGGCCCTAATTTCTGCCTGCTGGCTTTACATTTGGCTGGTCATCTACAATGACCGAGATGATTTTAATAC GCTCCTATTCTCCTTCCTTCACAAGCACAAGGACTATTTCATGGTGGTGATGATCATTTCTGCCCTGATTGCCAGCTACTGTGTTCTGCTGCTG CTTTTTGCACTGGTCCAAGTTGTCTTACAAGAAAAACTGGACTTACACTGGATCCACAGG GTTTTGATATGTTTCGGAGTGGTACTCATCGTTACTATGATCTCATTAGTCACCCTAAAACAGCGAGATGAATGGCATGCTGTTTCTCTTTCACTCCAG TACACGGCTCCTTTCTTGCAGTTCGGTGCTGTTGGAGCCTTGACCCTGCTGAGCTGGTTGGTCTTCCGGGCCTTCAACCAGGTCCAGAAAA GATCAAAGGTCCTGATTGCAGtattattcctttttttgtcGGCATTCATCTATCTGTGTCCCTTGCTCATCTACTCACCCTGTTTGATCGACATAAAGGAGATAAATTTAACTAAACCAGACCTCTGGGGCCACAGAGGAGCACCAATG CTGGCCCCAGAGAACACCATGATGTCCTTTGAAAGGAGTGCAACAGAGTGCAAAGTAAAAGTATTTGAGACTGATGTGCAGCTCAG CAAAGACAGAATTCCCTTTCTGATGCACGACAACAAGGGCGAATTCCTCAAAAgaacaacaaatgtttcaacaaaaattTCTTGTGGCAATCAAATGGACATTAGTGAGCTGCAGTCTCTAAATGCAGGGAAATGGTTCATAGAG AACAACCCTTTTCAAACTGTGCACCTGCTCAACAAAAGCCAGACAGagacagctgaaacacagactATTCCTTCACTGAGGCAGCTTCTAAACCTTGCCAAACGGCACAATATTGCCATTATATTTGACTTGTATTGTCCTGAAAATTGCAATGGCAGTAATGACACTGAGGACACTGTGAAAGAGATCTTGAATTCAAACATCAACCACAAATTG ATCTACTGGCTTCCACCACAAAACAGAGAATATGTGAAGAAGACTTCAAACTTCACCCAGGTGTACAACATTACAGAGACATcagagatggaaaaacaaaatgcgaCTCACCTTAATGTTAAATACAGTCACCTTAACACACATGAAATCAG GAGCCTTCGAAATAAAGGCATTAAAGTGAACCTGTTTGTGGTCAATGAGCGCTGGATGTTCTCTCTGCTGTGGTGTGCAGGAGCCAGTTCAGTCACTACTAACAACTGCCAGGTGTTCAGCAAAATGGAGCAGCCTGACTGGACCATG GCACCTTCTGTTTATAGAACATTATGGATTTCAATAGATACTGCATCCATTTTGATAATATTTGCTGTCTTTGTCTATCACAG gAAAAACAATAGTTCCCGGCAAAGAGGAG GAAGAATCTCTCAAGAGCTCGAAATCGCTCCTTTAGTTTGA
- the gdpd2 gene encoding glycerophosphoinositol inositolphosphodiesterase GDPD2 isoform X13 produces the protein MALGRCCRDFSRAFFSCHREKQRDNENKRSTCWCVMVTVGALISACWLYIWLVIYNDRDDFNTLLFSFLHKHKDYFMVVMIISALIASYCVLLLLFALVQVVLQEKLDLHWIHRVLICFGVVLIVTMISLVTLKQRDEWHAVSLSLQYTAPFLQFGAVGALTLLSWLVFRAFNQVQKRSKVLIAVLFLFLSAFIYLCPLLIYSPCLIDIKEINLTKPDLWGHRGAPMLAPENTMMSFERSATECKVKVFETDVQLSKDRIPFLMHDNKGEFLKRTTNVSTKISCGNQMDISELQSLNAGKWFIENNPFQTVHLLNKSQTETAETQTIPSLRQLLNLAKRHNIAIIFDLYCPENCNGSNDTEDTVKEILNSNINHKLIYWLPPQNREYVKKTSNFTQVYNITETSEMEKQNATHLNVKYSHLNTHEIRSLRNKGIKVNLFVVNERWMFSLLWCAGASSVTTNNCQVFSKMEQPDWTMAPSVYRTLWISIDTASILIIFAVFVYHRKNNSSRQRGGKEESLKSSKSLL, from the exons CGCTCAACCTGCTGGTGCGTAATGGTCACTGTTGGGGCCCTAATTTCTGCCTGCTGGCTTTACATTTGGCTGGTCATCTACAATGACCGAGATGATTTTAATAC GCTCCTATTCTCCTTCCTTCACAAGCACAAGGACTATTTCATGGTGGTGATGATCATTTCTGCCCTGATTGCCAGCTACTGTGTTCTGCTGCTG CTTTTTGCACTGGTCCAAGTTGTCTTACAAGAAAAACTGGACTTACACTGGATCCACAGG GTTTTGATATGTTTCGGAGTGGTACTCATCGTTACTATGATCTCATTAGTCACCCTAAAACAGCGAGATGAATGGCATGCTGTTTCTCTTTCACTCCAG TACACGGCTCCTTTCTTGCAGTTCGGTGCTGTTGGAGCCTTGACCCTGCTGAGCTGGTTGGTCTTCCGGGCCTTCAACCAGGTCCAGAAAA GATCAAAGGTCCTGATTGCAGtattattcctttttttgtcGGCATTCATCTATCTGTGTCCCTTGCTCATCTACTCACCCTGTTTGATCGACATAAAGGAGATAAATTTAACTAAACCAGACCTCTGGGGCCACAGAGGAGCACCAATG CTGGCCCCAGAGAACACCATGATGTCCTTTGAAAGGAGTGCAACAGAGTGCAAAGTAAAAGTATTTGAGACTGATGTGCAGCTCAG CAAAGACAGAATTCCCTTTCTGATGCACGACAACAAGGGCGAATTCCTCAAAAgaacaacaaatgtttcaacaaaaattTCTTGTGGCAATCAAATGGACATTAGTGAGCTGCAGTCTCTAAATGCAGGGAAATGGTTCATAGAG AACAACCCTTTTCAAACTGTGCACCTGCTCAACAAAAGCCAGACAGagacagctgaaacacagactATTCCTTCACTGAGGCAGCTTCTAAACCTTGCCAAACGGCACAATATTGCCATTATATTTGACTTGTATTGTCCTGAAAATTGCAATGGCAGTAATGACACTGAGGACACTGTGAAAGAGATCTTGAATTCAAACATCAACCACAAATTG ATCTACTGGCTTCCACCACAAAACAGAGAATATGTGAAGAAGACTTCAAACTTCACCCAGGTGTACAACATTACAGAGACATcagagatggaaaaacaaaatgcgaCTCACCTTAATGTTAAATACAGTCACCTTAACACACATGAAATCAG GAGCCTTCGAAATAAAGGCATTAAAGTGAACCTGTTTGTGGTCAATGAGCGCTGGATGTTCTCTCTGCTGTGGTGTGCAGGAGCCAGTTCAGTCACTACTAACAACTGCCAGGTGTTCAGCAAAATGGAGCAGCCTGACTGGACCATG GCACCTTCTGTTTATAGAACATTATGGATTTCAATAGATACTGCATCCATTTTGATAATATTTGCTGTCTTTGTCTATCACAG gAAAAACAATAGTTCCCGGCAAAGAGGAGGTAaa GAAGAATCTCTCAAGAGCTCGAAATCGCTCCTTTAG
- the gdpd2 gene encoding glycerophosphoinositol inositolphosphodiesterase GDPD2 isoform X10 gives MREAKQRLRGEKRRRDPKTSAYLRAGFKRSTCWCVMVTVGALISACWLYIWLVIYNDRDDFNTLLFSFLHKHKDYFMVVMIISALIASYCVLLLLFALVQVVLQEKLDLHWIHRVLICFGVVLIVTMISLVTLKQRDEWHAVSLSLQYTAPFLQFGAVGALTLLSWLVFRAFNQVQKRSKVLIAVLFLFLSAFIYLCPLLIYSPCLIDIKEINLTKPDLWGHRGAPMLAPENTMMSFERSATECKVKVFETDVQLSKDRIPFLMHDNKGEFLKRTTNVSTKISCGNQMDISELQSLNAGKWFIENNPFQTVHLLNKSQTETAETQTIPSLRQLLNLAKRHNIAIIFDLYCPENCNGSNDTEDTVKEILNSNINHKLIYWLPPQNREYVKKTSNFTQVYNITETSEMEKQNATHLNVKYSHLNTHEIRSLRNKGIKVNLFVVNERWMFSLLWCAGASSVTTNNCQVFSKMEQPDWTMAPSVYRTLWISIDTASILIIFAVFVYHRKNNSSRQRGGKNLSRARNRSFSLNSDRIRRHEAILDSFLGHHST, from the exons CGCTCAACCTGCTGGTGCGTAATGGTCACTGTTGGGGCCCTAATTTCTGCCTGCTGGCTTTACATTTGGCTGGTCATCTACAATGACCGAGATGATTTTAATAC GCTCCTATTCTCCTTCCTTCACAAGCACAAGGACTATTTCATGGTGGTGATGATCATTTCTGCCCTGATTGCCAGCTACTGTGTTCTGCTGCTG CTTTTTGCACTGGTCCAAGTTGTCTTACAAGAAAAACTGGACTTACACTGGATCCACAGG GTTTTGATATGTTTCGGAGTGGTACTCATCGTTACTATGATCTCATTAGTCACCCTAAAACAGCGAGATGAATGGCATGCTGTTTCTCTTTCACTCCAG TACACGGCTCCTTTCTTGCAGTTCGGTGCTGTTGGAGCCTTGACCCTGCTGAGCTGGTTGGTCTTCCGGGCCTTCAACCAGGTCCAGAAAA GATCAAAGGTCCTGATTGCAGtattattcctttttttgtcGGCATTCATCTATCTGTGTCCCTTGCTCATCTACTCACCCTGTTTGATCGACATAAAGGAGATAAATTTAACTAAACCAGACCTCTGGGGCCACAGAGGAGCACCAATG CTGGCCCCAGAGAACACCATGATGTCCTTTGAAAGGAGTGCAACAGAGTGCAAAGTAAAAGTATTTGAGACTGATGTGCAGCTCAG CAAAGACAGAATTCCCTTTCTGATGCACGACAACAAGGGCGAATTCCTCAAAAgaacaacaaatgtttcaacaaaaattTCTTGTGGCAATCAAATGGACATTAGTGAGCTGCAGTCTCTAAATGCAGGGAAATGGTTCATAGAG AACAACCCTTTTCAAACTGTGCACCTGCTCAACAAAAGCCAGACAGagacagctgaaacacagactATTCCTTCACTGAGGCAGCTTCTAAACCTTGCCAAACGGCACAATATTGCCATTATATTTGACTTGTATTGTCCTGAAAATTGCAATGGCAGTAATGACACTGAGGACACTGTGAAAGAGATCTTGAATTCAAACATCAACCACAAATTG ATCTACTGGCTTCCACCACAAAACAGAGAATATGTGAAGAAGACTTCAAACTTCACCCAGGTGTACAACATTACAGAGACATcagagatggaaaaacaaaatgcgaCTCACCTTAATGTTAAATACAGTCACCTTAACACACATGAAATCAG GAGCCTTCGAAATAAAGGCATTAAAGTGAACCTGTTTGTGGTCAATGAGCGCTGGATGTTCTCTCTGCTGTGGTGTGCAGGAGCCAGTTCAGTCACTACTAACAACTGCCAGGTGTTCAGCAAAATGGAGCAGCCTGACTGGACCATG GCACCTTCTGTTTATAGAACATTATGGATTTCAATAGATACTGCATCCATTTTGATAATATTTGCTGTCTTTGTCTATCACAG gAAAAACAATAGTTCCCGGCAAAGAGGAGGTAaa AATCTCTCAAGAGCTCGAAATCGCTCCTTTAGTTTGAACTCTGACAGAATCAGAAGACATGAAGCCATCTTGGATTCGTTTCTGGGTCACCACAGCACCTAA
- the gdpd2 gene encoding glycerophosphoinositol inositolphosphodiesterase GDPD2 isoform X7, with protein sequence MGCVWWTGRQSITGHPRRKTAYKKMREAKQRLRGEKRRRDPKTSAYLRAGFKRSTCWCVMVTVGALISACWLYIWLVIYNDRDDFNTLLFSFLHKHKDYFMVVMIISALIASYCVLLLLFALVQVVLQEKLDLHWIHRVLICFGVVLIVTMISLVTLKQRDEWHAVSLSLQYTAPFLQFGAVGALTLLSWLVFRAFNQVQKRSKVLIAVLFLFLSAFIYLCPLLIYSPCLIDIKEINLTKPDLWGHRGAPMLAPENTMMSFERSATECKVKVFETDVQLSKDRIPFLMHDNKGEFLKRTTNVSTKISCGNQMDISELQSLNAGKWFIENNPFQTVHLLNKSQTETAETQTIPSLRQLLNLAKRHNIAIIFDLYCPENCNGSNDTEDTVKEILNSNINHKLIYWLPPQNREYVKKTSNFTQVYNITETSEMEKQNATHLNVKYSHLNTHEIRSLRNKGIKVNLFVVNERWMFSLLWCAGASSVTTNNCQVFSKMEQPDWTMAPSVYRTLWISIDTASILIIFAVFVYHRKNNSSRQRGGKNLSRARNRSFSLNSDRIRRHEAILDSFLGHHST encoded by the exons CGCTCAACCTGCTGGTGCGTAATGGTCACTGTTGGGGCCCTAATTTCTGCCTGCTGGCTTTACATTTGGCTGGTCATCTACAATGACCGAGATGATTTTAATAC GCTCCTATTCTCCTTCCTTCACAAGCACAAGGACTATTTCATGGTGGTGATGATCATTTCTGCCCTGATTGCCAGCTACTGTGTTCTGCTGCTG CTTTTTGCACTGGTCCAAGTTGTCTTACAAGAAAAACTGGACTTACACTGGATCCACAGG GTTTTGATATGTTTCGGAGTGGTACTCATCGTTACTATGATCTCATTAGTCACCCTAAAACAGCGAGATGAATGGCATGCTGTTTCTCTTTCACTCCAG TACACGGCTCCTTTCTTGCAGTTCGGTGCTGTTGGAGCCTTGACCCTGCTGAGCTGGTTGGTCTTCCGGGCCTTCAACCAGGTCCAGAAAA GATCAAAGGTCCTGATTGCAGtattattcctttttttgtcGGCATTCATCTATCTGTGTCCCTTGCTCATCTACTCACCCTGTTTGATCGACATAAAGGAGATAAATTTAACTAAACCAGACCTCTGGGGCCACAGAGGAGCACCAATG CTGGCCCCAGAGAACACCATGATGTCCTTTGAAAGGAGTGCAACAGAGTGCAAAGTAAAAGTATTTGAGACTGATGTGCAGCTCAG CAAAGACAGAATTCCCTTTCTGATGCACGACAACAAGGGCGAATTCCTCAAAAgaacaacaaatgtttcaacaaaaattTCTTGTGGCAATCAAATGGACATTAGTGAGCTGCAGTCTCTAAATGCAGGGAAATGGTTCATAGAG AACAACCCTTTTCAAACTGTGCACCTGCTCAACAAAAGCCAGACAGagacagctgaaacacagactATTCCTTCACTGAGGCAGCTTCTAAACCTTGCCAAACGGCACAATATTGCCATTATATTTGACTTGTATTGTCCTGAAAATTGCAATGGCAGTAATGACACTGAGGACACTGTGAAAGAGATCTTGAATTCAAACATCAACCACAAATTG ATCTACTGGCTTCCACCACAAAACAGAGAATATGTGAAGAAGACTTCAAACTTCACCCAGGTGTACAACATTACAGAGACATcagagatggaaaaacaaaatgcgaCTCACCTTAATGTTAAATACAGTCACCTTAACACACATGAAATCAG GAGCCTTCGAAATAAAGGCATTAAAGTGAACCTGTTTGTGGTCAATGAGCGCTGGATGTTCTCTCTGCTGTGGTGTGCAGGAGCCAGTTCAGTCACTACTAACAACTGCCAGGTGTTCAGCAAAATGGAGCAGCCTGACTGGACCATG GCACCTTCTGTTTATAGAACATTATGGATTTCAATAGATACTGCATCCATTTTGATAATATTTGCTGTCTTTGTCTATCACAG gAAAAACAATAGTTCCCGGCAAAGAGGAGGTAaa AATCTCTCAAGAGCTCGAAATCGCTCCTTTAGTTTGAACTCTGACAGAATCAGAAGACATGAAGCCATCTTGGATTCGTTTCTGGGTCACCACAGCACCTAA
- the gdpd2 gene encoding glycerophosphoinositol inositolphosphodiesterase GDPD2 isoform X8, protein MQKYSSPRRKTAYKKMREAKQRLRGEKRRRDPKTSAYLRAGFKRSTCWCVMVTVGALISACWLYIWLVIYNDRDDFNTLLFSFLHKHKDYFMVVMIISALIASYCVLLLLFALVQVVLQEKLDLHWIHRVLICFGVVLIVTMISLVTLKQRDEWHAVSLSLQYTAPFLQFGAVGALTLLSWLVFRAFNQVQKRSKVLIAVLFLFLSAFIYLCPLLIYSPCLIDIKEINLTKPDLWGHRGAPMLAPENTMMSFERSATECKVKVFETDVQLSKDRIPFLMHDNKGEFLKRTTNVSTKISCGNQMDISELQSLNAGKWFIENNPFQTVHLLNKSQTETAETQTIPSLRQLLNLAKRHNIAIIFDLYCPENCNGSNDTEDTVKEILNSNINHKLIYWLPPQNREYVKKTSNFTQVYNITETSEMEKQNATHLNVKYSHLNTHEIRSLRNKGIKVNLFVVNERWMFSLLWCAGASSVTTNNCQVFSKMEQPDWTMAPSVYRTLWISIDTASILIIFAVFVYHRKNNSSRQRGGKNLSRARNRSFSLNSDRIRRHEAILDSFLGHHST, encoded by the exons CGCTCAACCTGCTGGTGCGTAATGGTCACTGTTGGGGCCCTAATTTCTGCCTGCTGGCTTTACATTTGGCTGGTCATCTACAATGACCGAGATGATTTTAATAC GCTCCTATTCTCCTTCCTTCACAAGCACAAGGACTATTTCATGGTGGTGATGATCATTTCTGCCCTGATTGCCAGCTACTGTGTTCTGCTGCTG CTTTTTGCACTGGTCCAAGTTGTCTTACAAGAAAAACTGGACTTACACTGGATCCACAGG GTTTTGATATGTTTCGGAGTGGTACTCATCGTTACTATGATCTCATTAGTCACCCTAAAACAGCGAGATGAATGGCATGCTGTTTCTCTTTCACTCCAG TACACGGCTCCTTTCTTGCAGTTCGGTGCTGTTGGAGCCTTGACCCTGCTGAGCTGGTTGGTCTTCCGGGCCTTCAACCAGGTCCAGAAAA GATCAAAGGTCCTGATTGCAGtattattcctttttttgtcGGCATTCATCTATCTGTGTCCCTTGCTCATCTACTCACCCTGTTTGATCGACATAAAGGAGATAAATTTAACTAAACCAGACCTCTGGGGCCACAGAGGAGCACCAATG CTGGCCCCAGAGAACACCATGATGTCCTTTGAAAGGAGTGCAACAGAGTGCAAAGTAAAAGTATTTGAGACTGATGTGCAGCTCAG CAAAGACAGAATTCCCTTTCTGATGCACGACAACAAGGGCGAATTCCTCAAAAgaacaacaaatgtttcaacaaaaattTCTTGTGGCAATCAAATGGACATTAGTGAGCTGCAGTCTCTAAATGCAGGGAAATGGTTCATAGAG AACAACCCTTTTCAAACTGTGCACCTGCTCAACAAAAGCCAGACAGagacagctgaaacacagactATTCCTTCACTGAGGCAGCTTCTAAACCTTGCCAAACGGCACAATATTGCCATTATATTTGACTTGTATTGTCCTGAAAATTGCAATGGCAGTAATGACACTGAGGACACTGTGAAAGAGATCTTGAATTCAAACATCAACCACAAATTG ATCTACTGGCTTCCACCACAAAACAGAGAATATGTGAAGAAGACTTCAAACTTCACCCAGGTGTACAACATTACAGAGACATcagagatggaaaaacaaaatgcgaCTCACCTTAATGTTAAATACAGTCACCTTAACACACATGAAATCAG GAGCCTTCGAAATAAAGGCATTAAAGTGAACCTGTTTGTGGTCAATGAGCGCTGGATGTTCTCTCTGCTGTGGTGTGCAGGAGCCAGTTCAGTCACTACTAACAACTGCCAGGTGTTCAGCAAAATGGAGCAGCCTGACTGGACCATG GCACCTTCTGTTTATAGAACATTATGGATTTCAATAGATACTGCATCCATTTTGATAATATTTGCTGTCTTTGTCTATCACAG gAAAAACAATAGTTCCCGGCAAAGAGGAGGTAaa AATCTCTCAAGAGCTCGAAATCGCTCCTTTAGTTTGAACTCTGACAGAATCAGAAGACATGAAGCCATCTTGGATTCGTTTCTGGGTCACCACAGCACCTAA